Proteins from a single region of Desulfobacterales bacterium:
- the hflC gene encoding protease modulator HflC: MSPKSFSLLTFLGLILLILYNSIFIVDETQQVVVTQFGKVVGEPIKNPGYYFKIPFLHTPNYFLKNIQEWDGSPSQDPSQIPTFDKTYIWVDTFAKWKIVDPIKFFQTMNDISTANARLDDILDASLRNVITSHRLIEAVRNTNNDLNALELGNEDEKSMTASYKIEAGRVKITLAILEQAKPKLEEFGIELLDIKIKRINYVEKVRESVYGRMIAERKQIAEKFRSEGQGEAKKILGEKERELKKIYSEAYKSAQKIMGAADAKAAEVYSKAYNVDPEFYSFVKTLDTYSSTLGEKTELILSTDSEFFKYLNQIP, translated from the coding sequence ATGAGTCCAAAATCCTTTTCATTGTTAACATTTTTGGGATTAATATTATTAATTCTTTATAATTCTATTTTTATAGTTGATGAAACTCAGCAGGTAGTAGTAACTCAATTTGGAAAAGTAGTTGGTGAACCAATTAAAAATCCTGGATACTATTTTAAAATTCCTTTTTTGCATACTCCGAATTATTTTTTAAAAAATATACAGGAATGGGATGGTTCTCCGTCTCAGGATCCAAGTCAAATTCCTACCTTTGATAAAACTTATATCTGGGTTGATACCTTTGCAAAGTGGAAAATAGTTGATCCGATAAAATTTTTTCAAACTATGAATGATATTTCTACAGCTAATGCGAGACTTGATGATATACTTGATGCTTCATTAAGAAATGTCATTACTTCCCATAGGCTTATAGAAGCGGTAAGAAATACTAATAATGATCTTAATGCCCTCGAGTTAGGTAACGAAGACGAAAAAAGCATGACAGCTTCCTATAAAATTGAAGCTGGTAGAGTAAAAATAACATTAGCTATATTGGAGCAAGCTAAACCTAAACTTGAGGAATTTGGAATAGAACTTCTTGATATAAAGATAAAACGAATAAACTACGTCGAAAAAGTAAGAGAATCTGTATACGGAAGAATGATAGCTGAAAGAAAGCAGATAGCTGAAAAATTTAGATCTGAAGGCCAAGGTGAAGCTAAAAAAATCTTAGGCGAAAAAGAAAGAGAATTAAAAAAAATATATTCTGAAGCTTATAAAAGTGCTCAAAAAATAATGGGCGCGGCGGATGCAAAAGCAGCCGAAGTTTATTCAAAAGCTTACAATGTTGATCCTGAATTTTATTCTTTTGTAAAAACCCTTGATACTTATTCCTCAACCTTAGGTGAAAAAACAGAGCTTATTCTTTCAACTGATAGCGAGTTTTTTAAATATCTAAATCAAATTCCTTAG
- a CDS encoding PAS domain-containing protein has protein sequence MYNKQNGIDKKIGGDLALRVLEQIPTPVMAVNRDLKIIFLNEAGCKLVGQNWEKIQGRYCYDLFNSLHCKTPECRMQKIMEGGDSCTARNEVKINERKVAIEYTTAALKDENGNIVGGLEYILDITERVRQEQKLREQSRIIVEISTPAIKLWNRIVVLPVVGVVDSARAQQMMETMLKKITETSSKVIILDIQGVAAVDTAVANHLIKIAKATKLMGCRCIVSGISPAVAQTIVQLGIDLGEIITNSTLEDALSDAFSLLNLEVTKKK, from the coding sequence ATGTATAACAAGCAAAATGGGATAGATAAAAAGATTGGGGGCGATCTGGCTTTAAGAGTTTTGGAACAGATTCCAACACCAGTTATGGCTGTTAATCGTGATCTTAAAATTATTTTTTTAAACGAAGCTGGTTGTAAGTTAGTCGGACAAAATTGGGAGAAGATTCAAGGCCGTTATTGTTATGATCTTTTCAATTCACTTCATTGTAAAACTCCAGAATGCCGAATGCAAAAAATTATGGAGGGTGGCGATTCCTGTACTGCGCGAAATGAGGTAAAAATCAACGAAAGAAAGGTGGCTATCGAATATACGACTGCGGCTCTTAAGGATGAGAATGGTAATATAGTTGGTGGCCTGGAATATATACTTGATATTACCGAGAGAGTTAGGCAGGAGCAGAAACTACGAGAACAGAGCCGTATTATTGTTGAAATTTCAACTCCAGCCATTAAACTCTGGAACCGTATCGTTGTCCTTCCTGTTGTTGGTGTAGTGGACTCAGCGCGTGCCCAGCAAATGATGGAAACAATGCTGAAAAAAATTACAGAAACCTCTTCGAAAGTTATCATCCTTGACATTCAAGGTGTTGCAGCTGTTGATACTGCCGTTGCTAACCATTTAATTAAAATCGCCAAGGCTACCAAGTTGATGGGATGTCGTTGTATTGTTTCAGGTATATCGCCCGCTGTGGCTCAGACAATTGTACAACTTGGAATCGATCTTGGAGAAATTATTACCAATTCTACATTAGAAGACGCATTATCTGATGCTTTCTCCTTGCTGAATCTCGAGGTCACTAAAAAAAAATAA
- a CDS encoding STAS domain-containing protein — MNDSSFLSGLKIQIVNNCLLVPVNGAIDDDSVIELRKKILEKVKATCAKGVLIDLASVKVIDAFTFSILVETARMISILGARVIFIGIQAGVASALVDLDVDFGNIYTGVTMEDGFDMLQSK; from the coding sequence ATGAATGACAGCTCATTTTTATCCGGGCTTAAAATACAGATAGTTAATAATTGTCTACTTGTTCCAGTTAATGGTGCGATAGATGATGATTCTGTTATTGAGCTTAGAAAAAAAATTTTGGAAAAAGTTAAAGCAACTTGCGCAAAAGGAGTGCTAATTGACCTTGCTTCTGTAAAGGTCATTGATGCGTTTACTTTTTCAATTCTTGTGGAGACTGCGCGTATGATATCAATATTAGGCGCAAGGGTTATCTTTATTGGAATTCAGGCAGGAGTCGCATCAGCTCTTGTCGATCTTGATGTTGATTTTGGAAATATATATACTGGAGTAACAATGGAAGATGGGTTTGATATGCTACAATCTAAATAG
- a CDS encoding anti-sigma regulatory factor → MCYNLNSAVEEICIEIEDPSDNAHVIYTTRRLAAQAGFNETMQVLIATAASELSTNIIRYAKKGKVTLKIIQDINSKGIEIIAQDKGPGIDNINQAMQEHFSTGNGLGLGLPSVQRIMDEFDIQSKLNHGTCIIGRKWRKNARN, encoded by the coding sequence ATATGCTACAATCTAAATAGCGCTGTCGAGGAAATCTGTATTGAAATAGAAGACCCTTCCGATAATGCTCATGTGATTTATACGACAAGGCGACTTGCTGCCCAGGCTGGATTCAATGAAACAATGCAGGTTTTAATTGCTACAGCAGCATCTGAACTCTCCACCAATATAATCCGCTATGCCAAGAAAGGCAAAGTTACTCTAAAGATAATCCAAGATATAAACAGCAAAGGTATCGAGATCATAGCACAAGATAAAGGACCAGGTATTGATAATATTAATCAGGCAATGCAGGAACATTTCAGCACCGGCAATGGGCTTGGACTTGGGCTCCCAAGCGTGCAAAGAATCATGGATGAATTTGATATTCAATCTAAACTTAATCATGGCACATGCATTATTGGCAGAAAATGGAGAAAAAATGCACGAAATTGA
- a CDS encoding SpoIIE family protein phosphatase, with amino-acid sequence MHEIDYYIVKRSFTGWDDECGDTGVVWIYKKQCFIALIDVLGHGPEAHEVAVLAENYILEHHHQSLVDIMNGLHVHLKGTRGAVAAMCRINLIDDILNYIIVGNISVRLYGTNPLRLISRDGIVGYMITNPKEAQIKLYPGDIIVLSSDGLREHFNLEDCPGILTGSAKNIASEMLNFLDKGNDDASCIVLRYGI; translated from the coding sequence ATGCACGAAATTGATTATTATATAGTAAAACGGTCATTTACAGGTTGGGACGATGAATGTGGTGATACCGGCGTTGTATGGATATACAAAAAACAGTGTTTTATAGCACTTATTGATGTACTTGGACATGGTCCTGAGGCGCATGAAGTTGCAGTTCTTGCCGAGAATTACATACTTGAACACCATCACCAGAGTTTAGTTGATATCATGAACGGGTTACACGTCCATTTAAAGGGAACAAGGGGAGCTGTAGCTGCTATGTGTCGTATTAACCTTATAGATGATATATTAAATTATATAATCGTGGGAAACATCAGCGTAAGATTGTATGGTACTAACCCATTGAGACTTATTTCAAGAGATGGCATTGTAGGATATATGATTACGAATCCTAAAGAAGCTCAAATTAAGCTGTATCCAGGAGATATTATAGTTTTATCTTCCGATGGTTTACGGGAACACTTTAATTTGGAAGATTGTCCTGGTATTTTAACAGGATCAGCAAAAAATATTGCAAGCGAAATGCTAAATTTTTTAGATAAAGGGAATGACGATGCTTCATGCATAGTCTTGAGGTATGGAATATGA